In the Ilumatobacteraceae bacterium genome, one interval contains:
- a CDS encoding GatB/YqeY domain-containing protein, which produces MSNETDSVKTRLQTDLTVAMKARDEVALSTIRMLRAAIMNAEVAGDEAVELTDEQAVAVLQSEAKKRAESAAVYEENDRPDSAAKERAELEVIERYLPAAMGDAELAAIVDVEIATAAANGAEGGKAMGMVIKAVRERAGASADGGRIAALVKSKLAG; this is translated from the coding sequence ATGTCGAATGAGACCGACTCCGTGAAGACCCGCCTGCAGACCGACCTCACCGTTGCGATGAAGGCCCGCGACGAGGTCGCGCTGTCGACGATCCGCATGCTGCGTGCGGCGATCATGAACGCCGAGGTCGCGGGCGACGAGGCCGTCGAACTGACCGACGAGCAGGCGGTCGCCGTGCTGCAGTCCGAGGCGAAGAAGCGAGCCGAGTCGGCTGCGGTGTACGAGGAGAACGACCGGCCGGACTCGGCCGCCAAGGAGCGCGCCGAGCTCGAGGTGATCGAGCGCTACCTGCCGGCGGCGATGGGCGACGCCGAGCTCGCCGCGATCGTCGACGTGGAGATCGCCACGGCGGCCGCGAACGGTGCCGAGGGCGGCAAGGCGATGGGCATGGTCATCAAGGCGGTCCGCGAACGGGCGGGCGCGAGTGCCGACGGTGGCCGCATCGCCGCACTGGTCAAGTCCAAGCTCGCCGGCTGA
- a CDS encoding DNA replication/repair protein RecF, with the protein MIVERLELVDFRNYESASFDLTAGITAVLGKNGQGKTNLAESMAYLATLSSFRGAPADALVRVGADAGIIRATVRDHDGREVLIEAELSRVGRNRVQVNKQKLGRTRDLLGVMRVSVFAPDDLIMIKGGPSERRRFLDDTLVALKVSYDSMRLELDRVVRQRSTLLKQAGGRLSDEVAVTLDVWDARLAELGEQLGYARATLVARCQPMVSEAYEQLAGDAAPVELIYEPEWRATGLVAALAAARELDVRRGISTVGPHRDEVAIGLNGLPARTHASQGEQRTLALALRLAAHRLVADRTESTPVLVLDDVLSELDPDRATALLSNLPPGQVVITSASPLPPAARPDRVLRIEAGTVVTSPDAQP; encoded by the coding sequence ATGATCGTCGAGCGGCTCGAACTGGTGGACTTCCGCAACTACGAGTCGGCGTCGTTCGACCTCACCGCCGGGATCACCGCCGTGCTCGGCAAGAACGGCCAGGGCAAGACGAACCTCGCCGAGTCGATGGCGTACCTCGCCACCCTGTCGAGTTTCCGGGGCGCTCCGGCGGACGCGCTCGTCCGGGTGGGAGCCGACGCCGGGATCATCCGTGCGACCGTGCGCGACCACGACGGTCGCGAGGTGCTGATCGAAGCGGAACTCTCACGTGTCGGCCGCAACCGGGTGCAGGTCAACAAGCAGAAGCTCGGTCGCACACGCGACCTGCTCGGTGTGATGCGGGTGAGCGTGTTCGCGCCCGACGACCTGATCATGATCAAGGGTGGCCCGTCGGAGCGGCGACGCTTCCTCGACGACACGCTCGTCGCGTTGAAGGTCAGCTACGACTCGATGCGCCTCGAGCTCGATCGGGTGGTCCGGCAGCGCAGCACCCTGTTGAAGCAGGCGGGCGGCCGGCTCAGCGACGAGGTCGCGGTGACGCTCGACGTGTGGGACGCCCGATTGGCCGAACTCGGTGAGCAGCTCGGTTACGCCCGCGCCACGCTCGTCGCACGGTGTCAGCCGATGGTGTCGGAGGCGTACGAACAACTCGCCGGCGACGCCGCTCCGGTCGAACTGATCTACGAACCCGAATGGCGGGCGACAGGCCTGGTGGCGGCCCTCGCCGCGGCCCGTGAGCTCGATGTGCGACGTGGCATCTCGACGGTGGGTCCGCACCGCGACGAGGTGGCGATCGGGCTCAACGGACTCCCGGCCCGCACCCATGCGTCGCAGGGTGAACAGCGCACGTTGGCGCTCGCGTTGCGGCTGGCCGCCCACCGGCTGGTCGCCGATCGGACCGAGTCGACACCGGTGCTGGTGCTCGACGACGTGCTGTCGGAACTCGACCCGGATCGGGCCACGGCGCTGCTGTCGAACCTGCCGCCCGGGCAGGTCGTGATCACGTCGGCGTCACCGTTGCCTCCGGCGGCCCGACCTGATCGTGTGCTCCGGATCGAAGCGGGTACGGTCGTGACGAGTCCCGATGCCCAGCCCTGA
- the dnaN gene encoding DNA polymerase III subunit beta: protein MKFRCEREILADALATAGRAATSRTGTLPVLSGVRLDVNDGELTVTGTDLELTIRLTVPVHSDRDGSAVVPARLVADIVKALPAGAVEVSVDDDEMSISAGRSQFSVRPLSLSDYPAQVEPDAEPVTLSSDQVSDALRQVVRAASTDDARAVLTGVLIAAEDDGLKMVATDSYRLAVRDLPQSSMLGAGQKVLVPSRALAELQRIVSNGDELTVRLGAREAVFEAGETRLTTRLIEGEYPNYRNLLPSSYPNILTVGREALLEALRRVKILAQDSTPVRLTLGSDTLQLTAITQDVGNAAEEIDASYEGAEMTVAFNPDYLASGIDAVEGDEITLATMDPMKPAVLRGVGHDDYLYLLMPVRVP, encoded by the coding sequence GTGAAGTTCCGTTGTGAGCGAGAGATCCTGGCCGACGCACTGGCCACCGCAGGGCGAGCCGCCACGAGCAGGACCGGCACCTTGCCGGTGCTCTCCGGTGTCCGCCTCGATGTCAACGACGGTGAGCTGACGGTCACGGGTACCGATCTGGAATTGACGATCCGACTGACGGTGCCGGTCCACAGCGACCGTGACGGTTCAGCGGTCGTGCCGGCTCGCCTGGTTGCCGACATCGTCAAGGCGCTGCCGGCCGGTGCGGTCGAGGTCAGCGTCGACGACGACGAGATGTCGATCAGCGCCGGCCGCTCCCAGTTCTCGGTGCGCCCGTTGTCGTTGAGCGACTATCCGGCCCAGGTCGAACCCGACGCCGAGCCGGTCACGCTGTCGAGCGACCAGGTCTCCGATGCGCTCCGCCAGGTCGTGAGGGCAGCATCGACCGACGATGCCCGCGCCGTCCTGACCGGCGTGCTGATCGCGGCCGAGGACGACGGGCTCAAGATGGTGGCGACCGACTCGTACCGACTCGCGGTGCGTGATCTTCCGCAGTCGTCGATGCTCGGTGCCGGCCAGAAGGTGCTCGTCCCGAGCCGTGCGCTGGCCGAACTGCAGCGGATCGTGTCGAACGGCGACGAACTCACCGTCCGGCTCGGCGCACGTGAGGCCGTGTTCGAGGCCGGCGAGACCCGGTTGACGACCCGCCTGATCGAGGGCGAGTACCCGAACTACCGCAACCTGTTGCCGTCGTCGTACCCGAACATCCTGACGGTCGGTCGCGAGGCGCTGCTCGAGGCGCTACGTCGTGTGAAGATCCTGGCGCAGGATTCGACGCCGGTTCGGCTGACGCTCGGCTCCGACACGTTGCAGCTGACGGCGATCACCCAAGACGTCGGTAACGCGGCCGAGGAGATCGACGCCAGCTACGAGGGCGCCGAGATGACCGTGGCGTTCAACCCCGACTACCTGGCATCGGGCATCGACGCCGTCGAAGGCGACGAGATCACCTTGGCGACGATGGACCCGATGAAGCCGGCCGTGCTGCGCGGCGTCGGCCACGACGACTACCTCTACCTGCTCATGCCGGTGCGGGTGCCGTAA
- a CDS encoding DUF721 domain-containing protein — protein sequence MPSPEPVPISSALDGVVRSLRGPSREAVGGLFGRWDEAVGEQVAQHVTPRKLDEGTLIVEVDDPAWATQVKFLTPMITERLIAVAGVKIDRIEVRVERRGARGAKY from the coding sequence ATGCCCAGCCCTGAACCCGTCCCGATCTCGAGTGCGCTCGATGGCGTCGTCCGGTCGCTGCGCGGCCCCAGCCGCGAAGCGGTCGGTGGCCTCTTCGGGCGGTGGGACGAGGCGGTCGGTGAGCAGGTCGCCCAACACGTCACCCCCCGCAAGCTCGACGAGGGCACGTTGATCGTCGAAGTCGACGATCCGGCGTGGGCGACGCAGGTCAAGTTCCTGACGCCGATGATCACCGAACGGCTGATCGCCGTCGCGGGTGTGAAGATCGACCGCATCGAGGTGCGCGTCGAACGCCGCGGCGCGCGCGGCGCGAAGTATTGA